The Amycolatopsis jiangsuensis nucleotide sequence CCCCGCGGGCACGGCGCGCGGTCGGGTCCACTGTAATGACGAACCGCCCGGAAAGCCCGGACCCGGCCCGCGGCGGAGCCGATCAGCGGGCCGGAGTGAGCCACCTCACTACCGGGTGACCCCCGGAAGTGTCTCCCGGATCCCGCTACGCTCCCGCGATGGACGTGCAGAGACCAGCCGCCGGGGGCCCGGGCGCGGTCGGGCTGCGCCCGGCCCGCGAGTCCGATGTGGACCTGCTGGAGGCGCTGACCAACGACCCCGCCACGGTCGGCGAGTACCAGTGGTTCGGCTGGCACGACCCGGGCTACCTCCGCCGTCGCTGGCGCGACACCGGCCTGCTGAGCACCGAGGGCGGCATGCTCGTCCCCACAGCGGAGGAGCGTCCGCTGGGGCTCGTCTCCTGGCACCGCACCCGCACCGGCCCGCACACCTACTGCTGGAACATCGGCATGGTGCTGCTGCCGGAGGCTCGCGGGCACGGGCTCGGCACCGAGGCGCAGCGGCTGCTCGTGCGCTACCTGTTCGCGCACACGCAGTTCAACCGCGTGGAGGCGAGTACCGAGGTGGGCAACCGGGCGGAGCAGCGGTCGCTGGAGAAAGCCGGGTTCACCCGCGAAGGCGTCCTGCGTGGTTTCGACTTCCGCGACGGCGAATGGCGCGACCACGTGCTGTACTCGGTCGTCCGTGCCGATCTGAGCTCGTGAAGGTCAGGCGATCGTTCCCGCCTCCCGCAGCGCCGTGAGGCCGTCGGCGTCGTAGCCGAGTTCGGTCAGGACGTCCGTGGTGTCCGCGCCCGT carries:
- a CDS encoding GNAT family N-acetyltransferase, which gives rise to MDVQRPAAGGPGAVGLRPARESDVDLLEALTNDPATVGEYQWFGWHDPGYLRRRWRDTGLLSTEGGMLVPTAEERPLGLVSWHRTRTGPHTYCWNIGMVLLPEARGHGLGTEAQRLLVRYLFAHTQFNRVEASTEVGNRAEQRSLEKAGFTREGVLRGFDFRDGEWRDHVLYSVVRADLSS